The Bombus pascuorum chromosome 9, iyBomPasc1.1, whole genome shotgun sequence genome has a window encoding:
- the LOC132910275 gene encoding methyltransferase-like protein 25B, giving the protein MAASTDIWCTCKVCTRIRVTIDQIFCVLDVYGWLLNSYVVDFFQDELWDKLPGSWRFALQDTAPREFGKWLSGDISCTRVWPLTLLALRQVANILQVNRDHEDPKSTLTCEFNKVITNNNSKICKTSRDDTFDKLYSQDQKFSNLFSKHIKKKKRYEIHEIAEVCAGCAYEASCKCIIDIGSGMGHLARILAFQYGLNVTCIEQDCILLQQARKWDQELLTSIRKHIPNFHQKCPQHFTAKLESSSLVESELVNRLKELFQNEFDLSETETEFGLIGLHPCGDLAPILLKFYSSRSEAKFICIVGCCYMKLTIQSETRELKGYPLSQYLLAHKNHLLTYTALEVACHAIEKYCDKLKNGNYEDLIVHTYRAALETILVKKNEKLRHSQFRNVKVSKGMTFEQYCSVATANFDAYLQPQESDINNLEINSLLNRWEQVIIFGSLRMMLAPLVETIVLYDRFLFLSEKRLTPTLKPVFDSRLSPRNLVLMSRKNN; this is encoded by the exons ATGGCCGCGTCTACTGACATTTGGTGCACATGTAAAGTGTGTACCAGAATTCGTGTCACGATTGACCAAATATTTTGCGTTTTAGATGTATACGGATGGCTATTGAACTCTTATGTCGTG GATTTTTTCCAAGACGAGTTATGGGACAAATTACCGGGAAGTTGGAGGTTTGCATTACAAGATACTGCTCCTCGAGAATTCGGTAAATGGTTATCGGGAGACATCTCGTG CACACGAGTATGGCCCTTAACATTGCTTGCGCTTCGTCAAGTGGCTAATATTTTGCAAGTAAATAGAGATCACGAAGATCCAAAAAGTACTTTAACTTgtgaatttaataaagtaataacaaataacaatagcaaaatttgtaaaactaGCAGAGATGATACGTTTGACAAGTTATATTCCCAGGATCAGAAATTTAGTAACCTGTTTTCAAAAcatataaagaagaaaaagagatacgAGATACACGAAATAGCTGAAGTATGCGCAGGCTGTGCCTACGAAGCTAGCTGTAAATGTATCATCGATATTGGATCTGGAATGGGTCATTTAGCTCGTATTCTAGCTTTCCAATATGGATTAAACGTCACTTGCATCGAACAagattgtatactattgcAACAAGCTAG GAAATGGGATCAAGAATTATTGACGTCTATAAGAAAACACATACCTAATTTCCATCAAAAGTGTCCTCAACATTTTACAGCTAAATTAGAATCTTCGAGTTTAGTAGAGTCAGAGTTAGTTAATCGATTAAAAGAATTGTTTCAGAATGAATTCGATTTAAGCGAAACAGAAACTGAATTTGGTCTTATAGGACTTCATCCTTGCGGTGATCTAGCTCCTATATTATTGAAGTTTTACTCGTCCAGAAGCGAAGccaaatttatttgtatcgtaGGATGTTGCTATATGAAACTGACGATAca ATCAGAGACAAGAGAATTAAAGGGTTATCCGCTTAGCCAGTATCTGTTAGCACATAAAAATCATTTGTTAACTTATACAGCATTAGAAGTAGCTTGCCATgctattgaaaaatattgtgaCAAATTAAAGAATGGAAATTATGAAGATTTAATA GTACACACTTATAGAGCAGCTTTAGAAACtattttagtaaaaaagaatgaaaaattacgtcATAGTCAATTCAGGAATGTTAAAGTATCGAAAGGAATGACATTTGAACA GTATTGTAGCGTAGCTACTGCAAATTTTGACGCTTATTTGCAGCCGCAAGAAtctgatattaataatttagaaataaatagtCTGTTAAATCGATGGGAACAAGTTATAATATTTGGATCGCTTCGAATGATGTTGGCGCCATTAGTGGAAACTATAGTGCTGTATGACAGATTTCTATTTCTGTCCGAAAAACGTTTGACACCAACACTAAAACCGGTGTTCGACAGTAGATTGTCACCTCGAAATTTAGTATTAATGTCTAGGAAAAATAACTAG